In the genome of Pempheris klunzingeri isolate RE-2024b chromosome 11, fPemKlu1.hap1, whole genome shotgun sequence, one region contains:
- the LOC139209484 gene encoding RNA-binding motif, single-stranded-interacting protein 2-like encodes MLLSVPPRTGINPYNGYTGKNSKRQTYVSPSNHQMAPPSPNNNSNSTTTSISNGSSSSGGEQLSKTNLYIRGLHPGTTDQDLVKLCQPYGKIVSTKAILDKTTNKCKGYGFVDFDSPASAQKAVTALKAGGVQAQMAKQQEQDPTNLYISNLPLSMDEQELENMLKPFSQAISTRILRDANGTSRGVGFARMESTEKCEAIIQHFNGKYIKTPPGVPVPPEPLLCKFADGGQKKRQSQGKYLQNGRPWTRDGETGGMTLTYDPTTALQNGFYSSPYSIAPNRMIGPSSLSPYMHSPVSTYQVHNPSWIHHQSYIMPPTGAVLTPGMDHTMSIQPTSMMGPLTQQLSHLSMGSSGTYMPANTSMQGTYIPQYTQVPATNISVEESAVQQPVAIETPTEHTTYSYQHNK; translated from the exons ATGCTGCTCTCTGTGCCGCCAAGGACAGGAATCAACCCATACAACGGCTACACCGGCAAAAACAGCAAGAGG CAGACGTATGTGTCCCCCTCCAACCATCAGATGGCTCCTCCAAgccccaacaacaacagcaactccACCACTACCTCCATCAgcaatggcagcagcagcagtgggggAGAGCAGCTGAGTAAAACCAACCTGTACATCCGTGGCCTCCACCCTGGGACCACAGACCAGGATCTGGTCAAACTCTGTCAGCC GTATGGGAAAATCGTATCCACCAAGGCCATCCTGGACAAGACCACCAACAAGTGCAAAG GCTATGGCTTTGTTGACTTTGACAGTCCAGCCTCAGCTCAGAAGGCAGTGACTGCGCTGAAGGCGGGTGGAGTGCAGGCTCAGATGGCCAAG CAACAGGAGCAGGACCCCACCAACTTATACATCTCCAACCTGCCTCTGTCCATGGACgagcaggagctggagaacaTGCTGAAGCCCTTCAGCCAGGCCATTTCCACTCGCATCCTCCGCGACGCCAACGGAACCAGCCGGGGAGTTGGCTTTGCCAG GATGGAGTCAACAGAGAAATGTGAAGCCATCATCCAACATTTCAATGGAAAATATATCAAGACTCCACCAGGAGTTCCAG TGCCGCCAGAGCCGTTGTTGTGCAAATTTGCTGATGGAGGCCAGAAGAAGCGTCAGAGCCAAGGAAAATATCTACAGAACGGCCGACCCTGGACAAGAGACGGGGAGACT GGAGGAATGACCCTTACCTATGACCCCACCACCGCCTTACAGAACGG GTTCTACTCCTCTCCCTACAGCATTGCCCCCAACCGGATGATCGGACCGAGCTCCCTCTCCCCTTACATGCATTCACCTGTGTCCACTTACCAG GTACACAACCCATCCTGGATACACCATCAGTCATACATTATGCCGCCCACA GGAGCAGTCCTGACACCAGGAATGGACCACACCATGTCCATCCAGCCCACCTCGATGATGGGGCCCTtgacacagcagctcagccacCTCTCCATGGGCAGCAGTGGCACA TATATGCCTGCAAACACATCTATGCAGGGGACCTACATCCCCCAGTACACCCAAGTGCCTGCCACCAACATCTCAGTTGAG GAAAGTGCCGTCCAACAGCCCGTTGCCATAGAGACGCCCACAGAACACACAACCTACTCCTACCAGCATAACAAGTGA
- the senp1 gene encoding sentrin-specific protease 1 isoform X2, producing the protein MLNKIYEWLETSFANLRNGVPAAEHSDTHRAPGDGQMRRKRPIECLEDEHNIDQDGLMIKKSRMDFIDTVKVAAEGVKSHSSSVATWMRNSVSPTLRNILPAPPGPPPGEPQPSTSAAAWIVERDSLDETFAAPSTTLEWKTSKSECLRPEKSFMGSKVCRRQVCMSPTVREMPKTNGHSVNLPPSITPELLPSPRLGRPLNLRPYGTPSLLSGVASSSCTSMYEKTFPIKVVQSPTHSTSSGRVHRARPRCTAQESVCEEEKEVYRQLLTMVSGGQSSFLHNGNSHAIVRSHRDFTSFLTTSRRLLQFSSPTGSAAGGTSEGPSSPPSPRGVSSQSSSNLPSPVGASNRPAIQSWSLDMDLSSNRAATLTSVPSPSALQDNSSQDTQSSAQDGDSVIIVNEQKGKKQDCSSVPCFQAELWIKELTSMYDSRARERRRQIEEQEALAAQLLRQRLSEEGQRSPDVEVHVRVPLEKEVPLTLVIEEPKPSEEKPEFPELTEEMEAEVNRVLRGGNSHEVLSEGFGLSLTRKDLQTLSNLNWLNDEVINFYMNLLVERSKDPNLPSVNTFNTFFYPKLRGSGYAAVRRWTKKMDIFSKDILLVPVHLGVHWCLSVVDFRKKAILYFDSMGGNNDEACRILFEYLQQESKDKKGKELDTSGWTLHSKKRNEIPQQMNGSDCGMFTCKYADYITKDKPITFTQKHMPYFRRRMVWEIVNHKLL; encoded by the exons GagcactctgacacacaccgGGCACCGGGAGATGGTCAGATGAGGAGGAAAAGACCAATTGAATG TTTGGAAGATGAACATAACATCGACCAAGATGGCTTAATGATAAAGAAATCTCGAATGG ATTTTATTGACACAGTCAAGGTTGCAGCTGAAGGGGTTAAGAGTCACAGCTCCAGTGTGGCTACATGGATGAGGAACAGTGTGAGCCCTACCTTGAGGAATATACTGCCCGCCCCCCCTGGTCCTCCACCTGGAGAGCCTCAGCcgtcaacatcagcagcagcttgg ATTGTTGAAAGGGACTCTCTTGATGAGACGTTTGCTGCTCCCTCAACAACTTTGGAATGGAAAACATCCAAATCAG AATGCTTGCGTCCTGAGAAGTCCTTTATGGGATCGAAAGTCTGTAGGCGACAAGTGTGCATGAGTCCTACAGTTCGTGAAATGCCAAAAACGAACGGACATTCAGTCAACTTGCCACCCTCCATCACCCCTGAATTGCTCCCCTCTCCACGGTTAGGCAGGCCTCTAAACCTACGACCATATGGAACACCAAG tcTGTTAAGTGGAGTGGCAAGTAGCTCCTGCACCAGCATGTATGAGAAGACCTTTCCCATCAAGGTGGTACAGAGCCCAACACACAGCACCTCATCTGGTCGTGTCCACAGGGCCAGACCCCGATGCACAGCACAGGAG TCTGTttgtgaagaggaaaaggaggtcTACAGGCAGCTTCTGACCATGGTCTCTGGTGGTCAGTCATCTTTCCTTCACAATGGAAACTCTCACGCCATCGTGAGGTCGCACAGAGATTT CACCAGCTTCCTGACCACCAGCCGCAGACTGCTACAGTTCTCCTCCCCTACTgggtcagcagcaggaggaactTCAGAGGGACCCAGCAGCCCTCCCAGCCCCAGGGGCGTGTCGAGCCAGAGCTCCAGCAACCTCCCCAGCCCAGTAGGGGCCTCCAACAGGCCAGCAATCCAGTCATGGTCTCTGGACATGGACCTCAGTTCCAACAGAGCAGCTACCCTCACGTCAGTTCCCTCCCCATCTGCTCTGCAGGATAACTCCTCTCAGGACACACAGTCATCAG CTCAGGATGGTGATTCTGTAATCATAGTAAATGAGCAAAAGGGTAAAAAGCAAGACTGCTCAAG tGTGCCATGTTTCCAAGCTGAGTTATGGATCAAAGAATT AACTAGTATGTATGACTCTCGGGCgagagaaagacggagacaGATAGAAGAGCAGGAGGCCCTGGCTGCCCAGCTGTTGCGACAG CGCCTGTCAGAAGAGGGGCAACGCAGCCCTGATGTGGAGGTTCATGTTCGAGTTCCTTTGGAGAAGGAGGTTCCTTTAACTCTTGTGATTGAAGAACCAAAGCCTTCGGAAGAGAAACCTGAATTCCCTGAACTCACAGAG GAAATGGAGGCTGAGGTGAACAGGGTGCTGAGAGGAGGTAATTCTCATGAAGTATTAAGTGAAGGTTTTGGCTTAAGCCTTACACGCAAAGACCTGCAGACCCTCAGCAACCTCAACTGGCTCAATGATGAG GTGATCAACTTTTACATGAACCTGCTGGTCGAGCGCAGCAAAGACCCCAACCTGCCATCAGTCAATACGTTCAACACTTTTTTCTATCCCAAGCTGCGTGGCAGTGGCTATGCTGCTGTTCGCCGCTGGACCAAAAAGATGGATATTTTTTCTAAAGACATCTTGTTGGTTCCTGTCCACTTGGGGGTGCACTGGTGCCTCTCT GTGGTGGATTTTCGCAAAAAGGCTATACTGTACTTTGATTCTATGGGAGGAAACAATGATGAAGCATGCAGAATACTGTT TGAATACCTGCAACAGGAAAGTAAGGACAAGAAGGGCAAAGAACTGGATACCTCAGGCTGGACTCTGCACAGCAAAAAGCGCAAC GAAATCCCACAGCAGATGAATGGTAGCGACTGTGGAATGTTCACATGCAAATATGCAGATTACATTACCAAAGACAAGCcaatcacattcacacag aaacacatgccCTACTTCAGAAGACGGATGGTTTGGGAGATTGTGAACCATAAACTGTTGTGA
- the senp1 gene encoding sentrin-specific protease 1 isoform X1 — MLNKIYEWLETSFANLRNGVPAAEHSDTHRAPGDGQMRRKRPIECLEDEHNIDQDGLMIKKSRMGDFIDTVKVAAEGVKSHSSSVATWMRNSVSPTLRNILPAPPGPPPGEPQPSTSAAAWIVERDSLDETFAAPSTTLEWKTSKSECLRPEKSFMGSKVCRRQVCMSPTVREMPKTNGHSVNLPPSITPELLPSPRLGRPLNLRPYGTPSLLSGVASSSCTSMYEKTFPIKVVQSPTHSTSSGRVHRARPRCTAQESVCEEEKEVYRQLLTMVSGGQSSFLHNGNSHAIVRSHRDFTSFLTTSRRLLQFSSPTGSAAGGTSEGPSSPPSPRGVSSQSSSNLPSPVGASNRPAIQSWSLDMDLSSNRAATLTSVPSPSALQDNSSQDTQSSAQDGDSVIIVNEQKGKKQDCSSVPCFQAELWIKELTSMYDSRARERRRQIEEQEALAAQLLRQRLSEEGQRSPDVEVHVRVPLEKEVPLTLVIEEPKPSEEKPEFPELTEEMEAEVNRVLRGGNSHEVLSEGFGLSLTRKDLQTLSNLNWLNDEVINFYMNLLVERSKDPNLPSVNTFNTFFYPKLRGSGYAAVRRWTKKMDIFSKDILLVPVHLGVHWCLSVVDFRKKAILYFDSMGGNNDEACRILFEYLQQESKDKKGKELDTSGWTLHSKKRNEIPQQMNGSDCGMFTCKYADYITKDKPITFTQKHMPYFRRRMVWEIVNHKLL, encoded by the exons GagcactctgacacacaccgGGCACCGGGAGATGGTCAGATGAGGAGGAAAAGACCAATTGAATG TTTGGAAGATGAACATAACATCGACCAAGATGGCTTAATGATAAAGAAATCTCGAATGG GAGATTTTATTGACACAGTCAAGGTTGCAGCTGAAGGGGTTAAGAGTCACAGCTCCAGTGTGGCTACATGGATGAGGAACAGTGTGAGCCCTACCTTGAGGAATATACTGCCCGCCCCCCCTGGTCCTCCACCTGGAGAGCCTCAGCcgtcaacatcagcagcagcttgg ATTGTTGAAAGGGACTCTCTTGATGAGACGTTTGCTGCTCCCTCAACAACTTTGGAATGGAAAACATCCAAATCAG AATGCTTGCGTCCTGAGAAGTCCTTTATGGGATCGAAAGTCTGTAGGCGACAAGTGTGCATGAGTCCTACAGTTCGTGAAATGCCAAAAACGAACGGACATTCAGTCAACTTGCCACCCTCCATCACCCCTGAATTGCTCCCCTCTCCACGGTTAGGCAGGCCTCTAAACCTACGACCATATGGAACACCAAG tcTGTTAAGTGGAGTGGCAAGTAGCTCCTGCACCAGCATGTATGAGAAGACCTTTCCCATCAAGGTGGTACAGAGCCCAACACACAGCACCTCATCTGGTCGTGTCCACAGGGCCAGACCCCGATGCACAGCACAGGAG TCTGTttgtgaagaggaaaaggaggtcTACAGGCAGCTTCTGACCATGGTCTCTGGTGGTCAGTCATCTTTCCTTCACAATGGAAACTCTCACGCCATCGTGAGGTCGCACAGAGATTT CACCAGCTTCCTGACCACCAGCCGCAGACTGCTACAGTTCTCCTCCCCTACTgggtcagcagcaggaggaactTCAGAGGGACCCAGCAGCCCTCCCAGCCCCAGGGGCGTGTCGAGCCAGAGCTCCAGCAACCTCCCCAGCCCAGTAGGGGCCTCCAACAGGCCAGCAATCCAGTCATGGTCTCTGGACATGGACCTCAGTTCCAACAGAGCAGCTACCCTCACGTCAGTTCCCTCCCCATCTGCTCTGCAGGATAACTCCTCTCAGGACACACAGTCATCAG CTCAGGATGGTGATTCTGTAATCATAGTAAATGAGCAAAAGGGTAAAAAGCAAGACTGCTCAAG tGTGCCATGTTTCCAAGCTGAGTTATGGATCAAAGAATT AACTAGTATGTATGACTCTCGGGCgagagaaagacggagacaGATAGAAGAGCAGGAGGCCCTGGCTGCCCAGCTGTTGCGACAG CGCCTGTCAGAAGAGGGGCAACGCAGCCCTGATGTGGAGGTTCATGTTCGAGTTCCTTTGGAGAAGGAGGTTCCTTTAACTCTTGTGATTGAAGAACCAAAGCCTTCGGAAGAGAAACCTGAATTCCCTGAACTCACAGAG GAAATGGAGGCTGAGGTGAACAGGGTGCTGAGAGGAGGTAATTCTCATGAAGTATTAAGTGAAGGTTTTGGCTTAAGCCTTACACGCAAAGACCTGCAGACCCTCAGCAACCTCAACTGGCTCAATGATGAG GTGATCAACTTTTACATGAACCTGCTGGTCGAGCGCAGCAAAGACCCCAACCTGCCATCAGTCAATACGTTCAACACTTTTTTCTATCCCAAGCTGCGTGGCAGTGGCTATGCTGCTGTTCGCCGCTGGACCAAAAAGATGGATATTTTTTCTAAAGACATCTTGTTGGTTCCTGTCCACTTGGGGGTGCACTGGTGCCTCTCT GTGGTGGATTTTCGCAAAAAGGCTATACTGTACTTTGATTCTATGGGAGGAAACAATGATGAAGCATGCAGAATACTGTT TGAATACCTGCAACAGGAAAGTAAGGACAAGAAGGGCAAAGAACTGGATACCTCAGGCTGGACTCTGCACAGCAAAAAGCGCAAC GAAATCCCACAGCAGATGAATGGTAGCGACTGTGGAATGTTCACATGCAAATATGCAGATTACATTACCAAAGACAAGCcaatcacattcacacag aaacacatgccCTACTTCAGAAGACGGATGGTTTGGGAGATTGTGAACCATAAACTGTTGTGA